GCGGCCCGTAGGTGTTGAAGATGCGGATCACCTTGATGTCGAGGTCGTGCTGCCGGCGGTAGTCGAAGAACAGCGTCTCGGCGGCGCGCTTGCCCTCGTCATAGCAGGACCGCGGTCCGATGGGATTGACGTTTCCCCAGTACGTCTCCGTCTGCGGATGGACGGCGGGGTCGCCGTACACTTCCGACGTCGAGGCTTGCAGGATCGGGACGCGCAGACGCTTGGCCAGACCGAGCATGTTGATGGCGCCCATGACGCTCGTCTTCGTGGTCTGGACGGGGTCGTGCTGATAGTGCACAGGCGACGCCGGGCAGGCGAGGTTGTAGATGGCGTCGACTTCGAGGTACAGCGGGAATGTCACGTCGTGGCGGATGACCTCGAAGCGCGGATTGCCGAAGAGATGCTCGATGTTGCGGCGGCTCCCCGTGAAGAAGTTGTCGACGCAGATGACCTCGTGGCCGTCATCGAGGAGTCGCTCGGACAGATGGGAACCGATGAAGCCTGCGCCTCCGGTGATCAGAACTCTGGAAGACACCCGCTCAGCCTACACGGCGGCTTCGCCGGGCCTGGCGCTGTCAGCGGGTCGTGGATACCATCGTTCGCTGACCGAAGGTTCTGCCGAGACCGCCCTCCAGCCGGCCGACGAACATCGGCCAACCGTCGGTGATCGCGATCGGTGCCGCGTTGCGAATGCCGTAGAGCAGGCCGGCGGCGGTGAAGGCGGCTCGCCACCACAGCGGGTACCGGTGAACGGCGACGGCACGGCCGGTGCCTCGGCCGTAGGCACGGAGTTTGCGGCGCCGTTCGGCATCGGTGAGGCCGTACGCCGTGGATATGCCGTCGACGTGGATGTCGGCGGGCAACCATCGGAAGCGGTTGACCAGTTCGGGATGGGCCGACATGGCGCGAAGCAGCAGATCGGTGCCCTCCGCGACCTGCCACGGGGTGACGGCGCCAGGGCCGATCGTCTCGTCGAATCCGCCGATCTCGTCGAACAGGCTTCGACGCATCAGGATGCCCATCTCGATGACGCTCCAGACGTTCCAGCGATCCAGGGGCGTGCCCGCGACCGGGAGTGTCGTCTTGGGACCGCGCTCGTCCCACGATGTGAAACCGCCGGCGAGGAAGTCGGGGTCCGTGATGTGCGA
The DNA window shown above is from Microbacterium laevaniformans and carries:
- a CDS encoding UDP-glucuronic acid decarboxylase family protein, which codes for MSSRVLITGGAGFIGSHLSERLLDDGHEVICVDNFFTGSRRNIEHLFGNPRFEVIRHDVTFPLYLEVDAIYNLACPASPVHYQHDPVQTTKTSVMGAINMLGLAKRLRVPILQASTSEVYGDPAVHPQTETYWGNVNPIGPRSCYDEGKRAAETLFFDYRRQHDLDIKVIRIFNTYGPRMHPNDGRVVSNFIVQALRGEAITIYGDGSQTRSFCYVDDLVDGMVRLMNTGHETTGPINVGNPGEFTMLELANAVLQITGSTSTIEHRPLPQDDPQQRQPDISLARTELGWEPTVDLRAGLDRTISYFRSVLSR
- a CDS encoding glycosyltransferase family 2 protein, yielding MHLGFIVTTLGRIDALRALLASLETQVDAGDRVILVAQGNGESVATLAAEFAARGVPVVATTSERGASRGRNTGASALPGADFVVSFPNDNTVFPAGTVAALRSHITDPDFLAGGFTSWDERGPKTTLPVAGTPLDRWNVWSVIEMGILMRRSLFDEIGGFDETIGPGAVTPWQVAEGTDLLLRAMSAHPELVNRFRWLPADIHVDGISTAYGLTDAERRRKLRAYGRGTGRAVAVHRYPLWWRAAFTAAGLLYGIRNAAPIAITDGWPMFVGRLEGGLGRTFGQRTMVSTTR